A window of Variovorax paradoxus genomic DNA:
GAGCTGAACCGCCAGGGCCCCGACACCGGCACGCAATACCGCTCGACCGTGTTCGCCGAGAACGCCGACCAGGCGCGCATCGCCAAGGAATACATCGCGCAACTCAACCAGGCCAAGACCTACGGCAAGCCGCTGGCGACCACGGTCGAGATGTCCAAGCCCTTCTTCGCGGCCGAGGACTACCACCAGGACTACCTGACGCTGCACCCGAACCAGCCCTACATCGCGATCAACGACCTGCCCAAGATCGAAGACCTGAAGAAGCTGTTCCCCGAGGTCTACAAGGCGACGCCTTCGCTGGTGAAGGCCGCGAAGGCCGGCTAGCCGCCGCGAAGCGCGATCAGAAGCACGCCCGTGGCGGCCAGCGCGGCCGTCCAGGCGTGGCGCTGGAACCGCTCGCTCATGAGCCGTGGATTCATGGCGATGCCCCGGCACACGCCAGTTGCGATGGCTCCGGTCGTGGCCAGCATCGCGGCCGTGTGCAACCCGACCGCCGCCAGCGCCAGCAGAAGCGAGCCCGAAGCGGTGATCTCGCGCGCAGGGTTGTCCGCGAGGCACAGCGGCATGAGCGCGGGCACCAGCATCAGTCCGGCGCCGTGCGCGGTAGCCATGAGAAAAGACCACAGCGCGATGCCGACATGTCCCGCGCGGATGCCTGACGGCCCATGCATTCCTTTCCGCGCATCGCCCCGCAGCCAGCGACAGGCCGCAACACCCAACAGCAGCGCGCCGGCCGCGCCCTGCACTCGCGCATGTTCCATCGACATGCCCCAGGCGAAGCCCCACGCCACCACCGCGACCGAAACGCCATGCCCTAGAGCGATGGGCAGCAGGGCCCGCCGCGCCTGGGCCCCGTCGCGGGCCTGCACGCCGCATGCGGCGGCGAACATCCAGCCGTTTGCCGGGCTCAGTCCATGAAGGGCTCCGAGGCCGGCAACGGCCAGCCAGGGCCAAAGGCTCGCCATGACATGCCCGATCGGTTCAGGAGCGCCGGGCTCAGCCGCGGTGCGAGCAGCAGGAATCCGCAGCGGCCTTCGCGGCGGGCTCAGGCTCGTAGCGGTCGTGGTGCCGCACCCATTCCATCTTGTGCGGCACGTCGCGCTCGCCGCGGCCCTGCGGCGTGAGGTCCATCAGGCTGTAGGCGCCCATCATCACTTCCACGCCGCGTCCGAAGGTCGAGTACGTATGGAAGACATCGCCCGCGTCGTCCTTGTAGAACACGCTGATGCCGGGCGCCTCCGAGGCCGGGAAAACCCGCTTGCCGTAGTTGTAGTCGACCTCGCCCGCGGCCAGTTCATCGGGCGTGAAGCTGACGTGGAAGTCGTGGTTGAAGTCGCTGCCTTCCGACGACACCCAGTCGAAGCGCCAGCCCATGCGCTCGCGGAAGCGGGCGATCTCGGCCAGCGGCGCGCGCGAGACGGCCACGAAGCTGATGTCGCGATGCGCCAGGTGCACGTTCATGCCGTCGGTATGGTCCGCCATGTACGAGCAGCTCGGGCAGCCCTCGCCCCAACCCGGGCCGAGCATGAAGTGCTGCACCACCAATTGGCGGCGCCCGGCGAACAGGTCTGCCAGCGTGCGCTTGCCCTGGGGCGTGTCGAACACGTAGTTCTTCTGCACGCGCTCCCACGGCAGCGCGCGCCGCTCGCGGGCGATCTGGTCCTGCAGGCGCATCAGTTCCTTCTCGCGCGCCAACAGTGTCTTCCGCTCGGCGAGCCAACGTTCGCCCGGCACGACAGGATGGTTCCGAACGCCTGCCGGCTCCGTAATGGCTGTGTTCATGATTCGTTTCTCCTTGCAAAGTGATGAAGCGCGATCAGGACCGGGCCGCCTTCGGCCGCCGCACGGCGCGGACCTTGCCGCTGTTGCCGCCGCCGCAATAGAAAAGGTCCGCCCCGTCGGACTCCAGGCCGCTCACGCCCATGCCGCGCGGCATTTCGAGCCGCTCCAGCACGGCGCCGCTTTGCGCGTCGATGCGGCGGATGTCGCTCTGGTCGTCTTCCCACGTGCCGTGCCACAGCTCGCCGTCGACCCAGGTGACGCCGGTGACGAAGCGGTTCGACTCGATGGTGCGCACCACCGCGCCGGTCTCGGGGTTGATCTGGTGGATCTTGCGTTCGCGGTATTCGCCCACCCACAGGCTGCCCTCGGCCCAGGTCAGGCCCGAATCGAGCCCCTTGCCCGGCGCCGGAATCGATGCCAGCACCTTGCCGCTGGCGGGGTCGATCTTGTCGATGCGCGCATCGGCGATCTGGTAGAGGTGGGTGCCGTCGAACGCCGTGCCGGCGTCGCAGGCCAGGTCGAGCGTGCGGGTGGCCTCGCCGGTGGCGGGGTCGAAGGCCACCAGCGCGGCGCCGGTGGCGGCCCACACGCGCTGGCCGTCATGGGTGACGCCGGCCACCTTGTCGGAGCCCGCGAAGGGCCCGTATTCACGCACGATCTCTGCCGCGTGCACCGCGGCGCTGCTTGTTCTGTCGCTCATCGTTGGCTCCTTGTGCGCCTGGATTGGCGCGCTGGAGACAACTCTATTCAATAGGCAGCGTGGATGGGAGTAACAAGATCGTCGTGAATCCTGCGAGCGGCGGCGACAGCCACCGGCGCGCCCTGGCCTGTCCGATGGAGCGGACACGGCCCTCTTCCTCCAGTTCGGCCAGCGCGCGCTGCACGGTGCGCTGGC
This region includes:
- a CDS encoding glutaminyl-peptide cyclotransferase, with translation MSDRTSSAAVHAAEIVREYGPFAGSDKVAGVTHDGQRVWAATGAALVAFDPATGEATRTLDLACDAGTAFDGTHLYQIADARIDKIDPASGKVLASIPAPGKGLDSGLTWAEGSLWVGEYRERKIHQINPETGAVVRTIESNRFVTGVTWVDGELWHGTWEDDQSDIRRIDAQSGAVLERLEMPRGMGVSGLESDGADLFYCGGGNSGKVRAVRRPKAARS
- a CDS encoding DUF899 domain-containing protein; translation: MNTAITEPAGVRNHPVVPGERWLAERKTLLAREKELMRLQDQIARERRALPWERVQKNYVFDTPQGKRTLADLFAGRRQLVVQHFMLGPGWGEGCPSCSYMADHTDGMNVHLAHRDISFVAVSRAPLAEIARFRERMGWRFDWVSSEGSDFNHDFHVSFTPDELAAGEVDYNYGKRVFPASEAPGISVFYKDDAGDVFHTYSTFGRGVEVMMGAYSLMDLTPQGRGERDVPHKMEWVRHHDRYEPEPAAKAAADSCCSHRG